ATTGAAAAATTAAATCTACGAGCATCTTATGGTCTTTATTTTGGAAGTGCTGTATTTGGATCAGCAGTAATTGCTGGTCAAAGCCAAAGAGGTCAATTTCAGTTACCAGTATCTCTATTTCCTTTTTCAATTATTCCTTTTTCTCAACCTGGCAACCGTTTCCCTATTTCAGATACTATTCCTTCAAACTTCCAATTTATTCCACAATTAGCACTTTCTTTTCAATATGACCCAAATTTACGTAATAGCTATAGTCAACAAGTTAGTGCAGGATTTGATTATTTAATTAATAATCAGACCTTATTTTCTGCTAATTATAATTATGTAAGAGGGTTAAAATTATTTGCTGCTCGTCGTATTAATCCAGTAGTGCGACCAGTGCCAAATTCAGTTATTGAAAGCCGCGTGACAGGTAGAGTTGACCCAACTCGTGGAGATGTCACTGAGTTTCAATCTGCTTTTGATAGCTATTATCATGGATTAACTATCCTATTTGAACGTAGGTTTACTAGTAAAGTAGGGATATTTATGAGTTATACTTTGTCTAAAACTATAGATAATTTATTTGATATTCGTACAGATACAGCAGATACAGCAGTAGATACATTAAGCCCAGGTAATGAACGCGGTCTTTCTATTCAAGATGTCCGAAACCGTTTTATACTCTCTGGAAATTGGAAACTAGATTACACTAAAAATCCACTCCTAAGAGATTTCCAAGTTTCTAGTATTATTACTTTAGAATCTGGAAGACCTTATAATTTATTGGCTGGTACAGACTTAAATATGAATGGTGATCAAGGAGATCGTCCTTTAGTTGGCGGTGTACCTATAGGACGCAATCAAGGTATTACCCCGGGTTTTACTAATGTTGATCTACGGTTATTTCGTAGTGTAAAAATCAAGGAAAACTACCAAGTCCAAGCATTTATTGAAGGATTTAATATATTTAACCAATTTAATGTTGCTCGATTTGGCAATCTTTTTCTGCCTGATTCTAATGGTAATTTTAACTTACCAGCAAAAGATGGTCGTCGGTTTAGTTTACCTAAAGAAAGATTTTTAAGTGCTTTTTCTCCTAGACAATTTCAATTTGGAGTTAAACTACTCTTTTAAAACATAGCTAAATAAAACAAGCCTCAAAATATTTTGTGGCTTGTTTTAGATACTTTGTTTAAATACTAGCAAATCTTTGGACTTTTTTCTCGCTTCCTTTTTTTAGATCACCTAAAACTTGCTTAGTAATTTCTTTTAATGTGTCATAAACTCCAATCCCTTTATGGGCTACAGATTCAACAACTGGTTCACCTTTACGAACTAATTCATGTTTTAAGTAATCAACAGGTAATGCAGTTTTTAGATCACGTTTATTTAATTGAAGTACATAAGGCATAGTTGCTAAATCATATCCTTGTTGACCAAGGTTATTTTCTAGGTTCCAAATAGATTCAATATTGGCATCCATTCTCTCAAATTGACTATCTGCAACAAATACAACTCCATCTGTACCACGTAAAATCAATTTACGGGAAGCATCATAAAAAACTTGTCCTGGTACGGTATAAAGATGAAGTTTTGTTCTAAAACCTTTAACTGATCCTAATTCTAGTGGAAGAAAATCAAAAAAAAGCGTTCGTTCAGTTTCTGTAGCTAAACTAATTAATTTACCTTTGGCCTGGGGTGCTGCTGTATCATAAATATAACTAACATTTGTAGTTTTGCCCCCTAGCCCAGGCCCATAATAAATAATCTTACAATTAATTTCGCGTGCTGGATAATTTATAAATGCCATAATTTCCCCTCCCCCTTAGTTGTTTGCAAACAACTAAATTTGTTAGTGTTGAGTTAGTTAACAATTGCTAATTTTTAGCATAGTTAATAAAAAGAGCCTCTTACACCAACTTACAAATACTATTTTGAGAAGAGAAATTTCAATTCCTAAGAGTAGAAAATTTTAAGGCATTCAATGTAAAAATTTACTTTTACTAAACTGAATATAAGAAGATTGCTTATAGAGATATACAGAGTTATTTTCAAGAAACTTCTTATTTTTT
The window above is part of the Blastocatellia bacterium genome. Proteins encoded here:
- a CDS encoding TonB-dependent receptor, producing MIFCSCRNHSGLPSFTPIEALDPTARSPQQQAFLQLAAAQAPLLFPGFPSNFPLTSSSLPIAFAQSFGNLRQSVPASLFAAFVQNDIKISSNLLIKTGIRYDINRIRFTPNNNGNVSPRLAISYRPSKIEKLNLRASYGLYFGSAVFGSAVIAGQSQRGQFQLPVSLFPFSIIPFSQPGNRFPISDTIPSNFQFIPQLALSFQYDPNLRNSYSQQVSAGFDYLINNQTLFSANYNYVRGLKLFAARRINPVVRPVPNSVIESRVTGRVDPTRGDVTEFQSAFDSYYHGLTILFERRFTSKVGIFMSYTLSKTIDNLFDIRTDTADTAVDTLSPGNERGLSIQDVRNRFILSGNWKLDYTKNPLLRDFQVSSIITLESGRPYNLLAGTDLNMNGDQGDRPLVGGVPIGRNQGITPGFTNVDLRLFRSVKIKENYQVQAFIEGFNIFNQFNVARFGNLFLPDSNGNFNLPAKDGRRFSLPKERFLSAFSPRQFQFGVKLLF
- a CDS encoding gliding-motility protein MglA, which codes for MAFINYPAREINCKIIYYGPGLGGKTTNVSYIYDTAAPQAKGKLISLATETERTLFFDFLPLELGSVKGFRTKLHLYTVPGQVFYDASRKLILRGTDGVVFVADSQFERMDANIESIWNLENNLGQQGYDLATMPYVLQLNKRDLKTALPVDYLKHELVRKGEPVVESVAHKGIGVYDTLKEITKQVLGDLKKGSEKKVQRFASI